The Sebastes umbrosus isolate fSebUmb1 chromosome 1, fSebUmb1.pri, whole genome shotgun sequence genome includes the window TGAATGTCGTCCTGTGATTATTTCCTCCTCCCTAGAGTTGGGAAGACCTCGTTGATGAACCAGTATGTGAATAAGAAGTTCAGTAACCAGTACAAAGCCACAATAGGCGCTGATTTCCTGACGAAAGAAGTCATGGTGGATGACAGACTCGTCACAATGCAGGTAAGGAGAAGAGTGCCACACTTGCTCATCTGCTATTGAAACACAAATTATCACAGAATGCAAATGTTTTGATGTAAAAGACATGCTAATTCTTATCCCCCACACTAACATTGGACTGCCAAGGGTTTTAATAGTGTACCACAGtaaatgcattatttatttctctgtctcttctgtGAAAGACATTTATATATCCATTAAGCACAACACATTTTCAAGGCTTTAATTTTGGATGTGTATTTTCATAACCAGAATCATTTTGTAACAGTCGTCTTTAGTTAAAACCAGAGAAATCCACTTTAAGGATCAACAATGTAAATGTTTCCTTtttagtgatttaaaaaaaaaatggaattcATGAAAACTGTGGAGGATGGCACGTCTGTCAATGCATTTACAGTCACGATAATAACTTCCTAATGTAAACTCTTAGTTAGTTAAGGTTAAAATGAACAGAATTAAATTTAACTTGAGCTGGATAACTGGTCAGTTTAGCTTACTTTGAATTTGTATTCTACACATGCACCACAGTGAGACAATGAACTGATTACAAAGCTGTGTTTTTCTACACAAACAGCATTATGGCTTGAGATGCTGggttaaaaaaatagtttttaaaaaggCAAACAACACTGTTATCATtgataaacacaaacaacaacaaagtctCTTCATTTTCTTCTAAACTTTCTTGTTTTGTACCACATATAACTCTGATAGGTAATTAGGAAGATCTGGTTAATGTGAACCATGTAAACACTACAGTCAACGTATTACCTTAATCTCTTTATTTGCAGTAATCTgattattttgtgcatgtaaacacagcgTGGTGTCTCTGTTCTCTATCTCAGATTTGGGACACAGCCGGTCAGGAGAGGTTCCAGTCCTTAGGCGTAGCGTTCTACCGTGGAGCCGACTGCTGCGTCCTGGTGTTTGACGTGACGGCACCCAACACCTTCAAGACTCTAGACAGCTGGAGGGACGAGTTCTTGATCCAGGCCAGCCCTCGAGACCCGGAGAACTTCCCCTTTGTGGTGCTGGGCAACAAGATCGACTTGGAGAACAGACAGGTGGGTCCAGataatcacatttttgtttGCCATGGTTGTCATTTGGGTTTGTTTTTCAAGGAAATGTACAGCTGTGGTTAGTCATTTTTGAGGCCCTAAAGGTAGGGTTGGCGAGCTTGAGAAACTAGTAatagtacactagattttttcaaatgatccaaccgaaaaatcGAGCTCTGtcttgccaactcttttccaatgaaagaagctagcagcactagctctaAGAGTCCCTAAATCTGGCGAGAAAGTCACGAATCGGCTTCAGGCTCCCTCCAAAGCCTCTCccccactattatcattatgacCATAAACATATAATGAACGTAAAGAACCAACAtgactattgttagtactcacagctgtcaagctagcagcttgtagAAGATTCCGGTGAGGCGcaatcatggatgtatataatgtatatgctCAATGGCTCATGAAGCCAAAATGCCTCTACTGCCGGGTGATAAAGTACCCAGATTTTAcatcagagcatttgattcattgattgtTTCTAAAATATTTACGGATTATTTTTCTTTAGAAGTGTTGAAAATAGCTTGGATTAAACAGTCATGCTCTTTGTGTCTG containing:
- the LOC119493386 gene encoding ras-related protein rab7, whose amino-acid sequence is MTSRKKVLLKVIILGDSGVGKTSLMNQYVNKKFSNQYKATIGADFLTKEVMVDDRLVTMQIWDTAGQERFQSLGVAFYRGADCCVLVFDVTAPNTFKTLDSWRDEFLIQASPRDPENFPFVVLGNKIDLENRQVTTKRAQAWCQSKNNIPYFETSAKEAINVEQAFQTIARNALKQETEVELYNEFPEPIKLDRNERAKPSAETCSC